A region of Reichenbachiella carrageenanivorans DNA encodes the following proteins:
- a CDS encoding glycosyltransferase family 2 protein: MTDSLDISVVVPLLNEEESLPELQDWISRVMEEKGFQYEILFIDDGSTDRSWEIISQLAEKSPHVKGIRFNRNYGKSAALNIGFKNASGQVVITMDADLQDSPDEIPGLYDQITKDGFDLVSGWKKKRYDPIMKTIPSKFFNFVARKFSGIKLHDFNCGLKAYKRDVIKAIDVYGEMHRYIPFLAKGQGFVKIGERVVQHQARKYGETKFGLERFIFGFLDLLSISFVSKFKKRPMHFFGSFGTLSFFIGTIITFWVIGRKIYEIQMGLPARDVVAQPLFFLALVAVIIGVQLFLAGFIGEMMTQTSTKKSDYLVSHKIGLSK, from the coding sequence ATGACAGATTCCCTAGACATATCCGTAGTCGTACCGCTACTCAACGAAGAAGAATCTCTACCCGAACTCCAAGATTGGATCAGTCGGGTCATGGAAGAAAAAGGATTTCAGTATGAAATCCTTTTCATTGATGACGGCAGTACAGATCGCTCATGGGAAATCATCAGCCAATTGGCCGAAAAAAGCCCTCATGTAAAAGGCATCCGGTTCAACCGTAACTACGGCAAATCCGCCGCCCTCAATATCGGATTTAAAAATGCCAGCGGACAGGTAGTGATTACCATGGACGCCGATCTACAAGACAGTCCAGATGAAATCCCTGGACTATACGATCAAATCACCAAAGATGGGTTTGATTTAGTTTCAGGTTGGAAAAAGAAGCGCTACGATCCCATCATGAAAACCATCCCTTCGAAATTTTTCAACTTCGTAGCAAGGAAATTTTCAGGCATTAAGCTACATGACTTCAATTGTGGGCTAAAAGCCTACAAAAGAGATGTAATCAAAGCCATAGATGTTTATGGCGAAATGCATAGATACATTCCATTTTTAGCCAAAGGTCAAGGATTTGTAAAAATTGGCGAACGAGTAGTACAACACCAAGCCAGAAAATACGGCGAAACTAAATTTGGTTTAGAACGATTCATTTTCGGTTTTCTCGACCTACTTTCTATCAGTTTCGTCTCTAAATTCAAAAAAAGACCGATGCACTTCTTCGGATCATTTGGCACATTATCCTTCTTTATTGGAACTATCATTACTTTTTGGGTTATCGGTAGAAAAATCTACGAGATCCAAATGGGATTACCTGCTCGCGATGTAGTGGCTCAGCCTTTGTTCTTTTTAGCTCTCGTAGCCGTAATCATCGGTGTTCAACTATTTTTAGCAGGGTTTATCGGAGAGATGATGACACAAACCTCTACTAAAAAAAGCGACTATCTAGTGAGTCATAAAATAGGGCTGTCCAAATAA
- a CDS encoding M90 family metallopeptidase: MPSFTSRLFIGIIGFIALIAFVGLIRSQMAWLGWTIPLAGLSWWVWNKQKPRKKASLSFDPVWQSILLQLVPFYEALDEKGREAYDKQVINFFSTIKITAVDFEMDDECRLLVASSAIIPFWDLPVWNYGELQEVIVYSNHFNENYQVGEDQHLLGMVGNGGHMNHVMLLSKPALYQGFENKTNKNHVGFHEFAHLLDKSDGDVDGIPELFLPKELVNPWAKLVHREIRKIRAGKSDINPYGATSDAEFFAVISEYYHKRPKLLQTKHPDLYSMLELIYHPNGQDKH; encoded by the coding sequence ATGCCTAGCTTTACCAGCAGACTATTCATCGGGATCATTGGCTTTATAGCCCTCATTGCTTTTGTGGGACTGATCCGCTCACAAATGGCTTGGCTAGGCTGGACGATTCCTCTGGCAGGCTTAAGTTGGTGGGTATGGAACAAGCAAAAACCTCGCAAAAAAGCATCCCTTTCCTTTGACCCAGTATGGCAATCCATTCTTCTACAGCTGGTACCTTTCTACGAAGCATTAGATGAGAAAGGCAGAGAAGCATACGACAAACAAGTGATCAATTTTTTCTCCACGATCAAAATTACCGCTGTGGATTTTGAAATGGACGATGAATGCCGACTACTAGTCGCCTCTAGCGCAATCATTCCATTCTGGGATCTGCCTGTGTGGAATTATGGAGAATTACAAGAGGTGATTGTATATTCCAATCATTTCAATGAAAACTATCAAGTAGGCGAAGACCAACACTTGCTCGGCATGGTGGGCAATGGTGGACACATGAATCACGTGATGCTACTCTCCAAACCAGCACTCTATCAAGGATTTGAAAACAAAACAAACAAAAACCATGTAGGTTTTCACGAATTTGCACACCTGCTAGACAAGTCGGATGGAGACGTGGACGGTATCCCCGAACTGTTTTTGCCCAAAGAACTGGTCAACCCATGGGCCAAACTCGTACACAGGGAAATTCGAAAAATCAGGGCGGGTAAGTCAGATATCAATCCATATGGGGCAACCTCCGACGCGGAGTTTTTTGCAGTAATTTCAGAGTATTATCACAAGCGCCCTAAATTGCTACAAACTAAGCATCCCGATCTATATAGCATGTTAGAATTGATCTATCACCCTAACGGACAAGACAAGCATTAG
- a CDS encoding class I SAM-dependent methyltransferase yields the protein MKKIISFVVRHIPRKYLQLFSHIALKVVAVFYRGNQVACPVCDSQFSKFVPYGRVARANALCPNCLALERHRLMWLYLQRKTNFFQPGQEVLHIAPELCFIKRFEKIHRDQYITADLESPLAKVKMDIHEMPFEDNRFDVAFCNHVMEHVADDIQSMKEIYRVLKPGGWAIIQIPIFHPVPEVTFEDDTVTDPKEREKLFGQDDHVRLYGKDYPDRLRQAGFTVVEDDFVSTLSTEEQVKYALPKDEMIHLCKKI from the coding sequence TTGAAGAAAATCATCAGTTTTGTTGTTCGCCATATTCCGCGAAAATATCTACAACTATTCAGTCATATCGCACTCAAAGTGGTAGCTGTATTCTATCGCGGAAATCAAGTAGCGTGCCCAGTTTGCGATAGTCAGTTTTCTAAGTTTGTGCCCTATGGACGAGTGGCTAGAGCCAATGCGCTATGTCCCAATTGTCTGGCATTGGAGCGGCACCGCCTGATGTGGCTATACCTGCAGCGCAAAACGAACTTCTTTCAACCTGGTCAGGAAGTCCTTCACATTGCGCCAGAGCTGTGTTTTATCAAGCGATTTGAGAAAATTCACAGAGATCAGTACATCACGGCTGATCTGGAGTCTCCATTAGCAAAGGTGAAAATGGACATACATGAGATGCCATTCGAAGACAATAGGTTTGATGTTGCTTTTTGCAATCATGTGATGGAGCACGTAGCAGACGATATACAGTCGATGAAGGAAATATACCGAGTGCTCAAACCAGGTGGCTGGGCTATCATTCAGATTCCAATTTTTCATCCTGTACCTGAGGTGACTTTTGAAGATGATACCGTTACTGATCCTAAGGAGCGAGAAAAATTATTTGGCCAAGATGATCACGTACGTTTGTACGGTAAAGATTACCCAGACCGTTTGCGTCAAGCAGGGTTCACGGTAGTGGAAGATGATTTCGTGAGTACATTGTCTACTGAAGAGCAAGTCAAATATGCCTTGCCTAAGGATGAAATGATTCACCTCTGTAAAAAAATCTAA
- a CDS encoding sodium-translocating pyrophosphatase, producing the protein MSNLIYVPIALACLGLVFMLMKMAWVKKQSPGNEKMQEISKNIKEGALAFLSAEYKLLAIFVVAASIALFGISTLVATTSWMIVPAFIIGAIFSAAAGNIGMRIATEANARTTEAARTSLPNALKVSFGGGTVMGLGVAGLAVLGLSLFFLVFVKSFMGNGSFYNDMTMVLEALAGFSLGAESIALFARVGGGIYTKAADVGADLVGKVEAGIPEDDPRNPATIADNVGDNVGDVAGMGADLFGSYVATVLASMVLGNYIIKDMADAGLVLDTFGGMGPILLPIMIAGVGIVSSIIGTFLINIKDNSAKEADVQKALNTGNIASIILTAIAGWFLIDYMLPETIIGMKFFGEGTMDIPSRHVFYATLVGLGVGYLISMFTEYYTALGKKPVMDIVQNSSTGAATNIIAGLATGMISTFSSVILFAIAIWGSYELAGFYGVAIAASAMMATTAMQLAIDAFGPIADNAGGVAEMSECPAEVRERTDILDSVGNTTAAVGKGFAIASAALTALALFAAYVTFTGIDGINIFKADVLAALFIGGMIPVVFSALAMKSVGKAAMEMVMEVRRQFKEIPGILEGTGKPDYARCVEISTQAALKEMMLPGALTIITPIIIGFVMGPEALGAYMAGVAVSGVMWAIFQNNAGGAWDNAKKSFEAGVMINGEMTYKGSEAHKAAVTGDTVGDPFKDTSGPSMNILIKLTCLVGLVIAPILGEVYGTGGHGSEVKMEMMGCKHEGPCTAACHTKMDKKECKIGCTKACCASKGETKTCKPGCTKACCATKGAKKEIKIIMSGEETSTTAIVETKSIVDGKETVNVDTLSGSKTEVEAQLQELK; encoded by the coding sequence ATGAGTAATTTGATTTACGTGCCAATCGCATTGGCCTGTCTAGGACTTGTATTCATGTTAATGAAAATGGCATGGGTGAAAAAACAAAGTCCTGGGAATGAGAAGATGCAAGAAATCTCCAAAAACATCAAAGAGGGTGCCTTGGCTTTCTTGAGTGCCGAATACAAACTATTAGCCATCTTCGTAGTAGCCGCTTCTATAGCATTATTCGGTATTTCTACTTTGGTAGCAACTACCAGCTGGATGATCGTCCCAGCCTTTATCATTGGTGCTATTTTTTCTGCTGCTGCTGGCAATATCGGCATGCGGATCGCCACTGAGGCCAACGCCCGAACTACAGAAGCAGCCAGAACCAGTCTCCCCAATGCCCTAAAAGTTTCGTTTGGCGGTGGTACTGTGATGGGATTAGGAGTAGCAGGCTTAGCCGTTTTAGGTCTAAGCTTGTTCTTTTTAGTTTTTGTCAAATCTTTTATGGGCAATGGCTCTTTCTACAACGACATGACCATGGTACTTGAAGCCCTAGCTGGCTTCTCTCTAGGAGCCGAATCTATCGCGCTTTTTGCTCGTGTAGGTGGCGGTATATATACCAAAGCCGCTGACGTAGGTGCTGATCTAGTAGGCAAAGTCGAAGCAGGTATCCCGGAAGACGACCCCAGAAACCCTGCAACCATCGCCGACAACGTAGGCGACAACGTAGGTGATGTCGCGGGTATGGGGGCTGACCTTTTCGGGTCTTACGTCGCCACCGTATTGGCCTCTATGGTACTAGGCAACTACATTATCAAAGACATGGCCGATGCTGGCCTAGTACTCGATACCTTTGGTGGCATGGGACCTATCTTGCTACCCATCATGATTGCAGGAGTGGGTATTGTTTCTTCGATCATAGGTACTTTTCTAATCAACATCAAAGACAATTCTGCTAAAGAAGCTGACGTTCAAAAAGCATTGAACACAGGAAATATTGCCTCTATCATCCTCACGGCTATCGCTGGCTGGTTCTTGATCGACTATATGCTCCCTGAGACTATTATAGGCATGAAATTTTTCGGAGAAGGCACCATGGACATCCCTAGCCGTCATGTATTCTATGCTACTTTGGTAGGGCTTGGGGTTGGGTACTTGATCTCTATGTTTACCGAATACTATACTGCCCTAGGCAAGAAGCCTGTGATGGACATCGTACAAAACTCATCTACAGGAGCTGCTACCAACATCATTGCTGGTTTGGCTACTGGTATGATCTCTACCTTCTCTTCAGTAATCCTTTTTGCAATCGCCATTTGGGGATCTTACGAATTGGCAGGATTCTACGGCGTGGCTATCGCTGCCTCTGCTATGATGGCAACTACTGCTATGCAGTTGGCCATCGACGCCTTTGGCCCTATCGCGGATAACGCTGGAGGCGTAGCCGAAATGAGCGAATGCCCTGCAGAAGTAAGAGAAAGAACTGACATTTTAGATTCAGTAGGTAATACTACTGCTGCTGTAGGTAAAGGTTTTGCAATTGCGTCTGCTGCCTTAACGGCACTAGCTTTGTTTGCCGCCTATGTCACCTTTACTGGTATCGATGGGATCAACATTTTCAAAGCGGACGTATTGGCGGCCTTGTTTATCGGCGGTATGATCCCAGTAGTATTTTCTGCTTTGGCCATGAAATCTGTAGGTAAAGCAGCCATGGAAATGGTAATGGAAGTAAGACGCCAGTTCAAAGAAATCCCTGGCATACTAGAAGGCACTGGCAAACCCGATTATGCCAGATGTGTAGAGATTTCTACTCAAGCAGCCTTGAAAGAAATGATGCTCCCAGGTGCCTTGACTATCATCACTCCGATCATTATCGGGTTTGTAATGGGACCTGAGGCACTGGGTGCCTATATGGCTGGTGTAGCAGTATCTGGTGTGATGTGGGCCATTTTCCAAAACAACGCAGGTGGTGCTTGGGACAATGCCAAAAAATCATTTGAAGCAGGGGTGATGATCAACGGAGAGATGACCTACAAAGGCTCTGAAGCACACAAAGCTGCCGTAACTGGTGATACTGTAGGTGATCCATTCAAAGATACTTCAGGGCCATCTATGAATATCCTGATCAAATTGACCTGTCTGGTAGGCTTAGTAATCGCTCCAATTTTGGGAGAAGTATATGGCACTGGTGGACACGGATCTGAAGTGAAAATGGAAATGATGGGATGTAAGCACGAAGGACCTTGTACGGCTGCTTGTCATACCAAAATGGACAAAAAAGAATGCAAAATTGGCTGTACGAAGGCATGCTGCGCAAGCAAAGGCGAAACGAAAACTTGTAAGCCTGGATGTACAAAAGCTTGTTGCGCTACAAAAGGTGCTAAGAAAGAAATAAAAATAATCATGTCTGGCGAAGAGACCAGTACTACAGCAATCGTAGAAACGAAATCAATAGTGGATGGAAAAGAAACGGTAAACGTAGATACACTATCAGGCTCAAAAACTGAAGTAGAAGCCCAACTGCAAGAATTAAAATAA
- a CDS encoding PepSY domain-containing protein, whose protein sequence is MKRKQLYLWHRWLSAVCLLPVLMWCLSGLMHPLMGHFFKISPAEMFLKQAPFETDATAVDLQDLPIDKTEIKDLRLVRVDGQPYYQIQTATGQWQYYSWADGSELVDGDQLYAKQLARYFLGDQTAGIVEIERVDEYTAEYKIINRLLPVYRVAFDRADGMEVYVHTGSSRLGTLNDRLRKGFLWVFSMFHNWDFLGENSYAKKVAVLVFSSLVFVTGVLGLVIFFSTKNATTNTSERMKPRRRHRKLAVAVSIVLLMFSFSGAYHSLQKFEPYDLNGQGPAWATIGVGQLEANPMSAIRQAGTAVRQMSLKVLNGKWYYRIVLAQANTSVVYLSVDRLMPLVNGDLAYATQRAFEIAGQDFPLLAEPELITRFYNEYGFINKRLPVVKVAFDTPDHLTCFVEPSSGIPGAIVRDKNRAEILSFIFLHKYNMFNFLGKGVRDGIMSMASLAVVMIAMSGLWILLKKN, encoded by the coding sequence ATGAAAAGAAAACAATTATATCTCTGGCATCGATGGCTCAGTGCCGTGTGTTTATTGCCTGTATTAATGTGGTGTCTGAGTGGGCTGATGCATCCATTGATGGGACATTTCTTCAAGATTTCCCCTGCCGAAATGTTTTTGAAACAAGCGCCATTTGAAACGGATGCTACGGCTGTCGATCTACAAGATTTGCCTATAGACAAGACAGAAATAAAAGACCTTCGCTTGGTTAGAGTAGATGGCCAGCCATACTACCAGATCCAAACGGCTACTGGCCAATGGCAATACTATAGTTGGGCAGATGGTAGTGAGCTAGTCGATGGCGATCAGCTTTATGCCAAGCAGTTGGCTCGATACTTTTTAGGGGATCAGACAGCAGGGATTGTCGAGATCGAGCGAGTAGATGAATATACGGCAGAGTATAAAATTATCAACAGGCTGCTGCCAGTTTATCGAGTGGCATTTGATCGGGCGGATGGTATGGAGGTGTATGTACACACGGGATCGTCTAGGTTGGGTACACTCAATGATAGGCTCCGAAAAGGCTTTTTATGGGTGTTTTCTATGTTTCATAATTGGGATTTTTTAGGTGAAAATTCATATGCCAAAAAAGTAGCCGTATTGGTGTTTTCTTCTTTGGTTTTTGTGACGGGTGTACTAGGCCTCGTTATTTTCTTCAGTACTAAAAATGCCACTACCAATACTTCTGAACGAATGAAACCACGCCGCAGACATAGAAAATTAGCCGTGGCGGTGTCTATTGTTTTGTTGATGTTTTCTTTTAGCGGAGCGTATCATTCGCTACAAAAATTTGAGCCGTATGATTTGAATGGGCAAGGGCCAGCATGGGCTACTATCGGAGTGGGACAGTTAGAGGCAAATCCTATGTCTGCGATTCGTCAAGCAGGGACTGCCGTTCGGCAAATGTCTTTGAAAGTCTTGAATGGTAAGTGGTACTATCGGATCGTTTTGGCTCAAGCTAATACATCGGTTGTTTATTTGAGTGTAGATCGATTGATGCCATTAGTCAACGGAGACTTGGCTTACGCGACACAGCGTGCCTTTGAGATAGCTGGACAGGATTTTCCTTTGCTGGCAGAGCCAGAGTTGATTACCCGGTTTTATAATGAGTACGGTTTCATCAACAAACGATTGCCTGTGGTGAAAGTGGCTTTTGATACGCCAGATCACTTGACGTGTTTTGTGGAACCTAGTTCGGGTATCCCAGGGGCGATTGTGAGAGATAAGAACAGAGCTGAAATCTTGAGTTTCATTTTTCTGCACAAGTACAACATGTTTAATTTCTTAGGGAAAGGAGTACGAGATGGCATCATGTCCATGGCCTCACTGGCCGTAGTGATGATTGCGATGTCTGGACTTTGGATTTTGCTCAAGAAAAATTGA
- a CDS encoding TonB-dependent receptor: MKRIIKATLAILCVSVSVSIAQQNVSGIIVDKQTKEPIPGVNIVIKGEAKGTITDLMGAFQLQVPIDQEISISYLGYETLQMKATADFDQVELAQSSVELNQVVISASRDAQMRSETPVAISSLSAQQIEEAKATSTDQLLNKTPGVYMVDLGNEQHSMAIRQPLSYKSLFLYLEDGVPVRTTGVFNHNALIEMNMASFKNIEVIRGPASSLYGSEAIGGAVNFITLNPTSTLLAKASVQANNLGYKRGDLMFSDTYGKVGVVASTNYATRVDGYRDHSDYEKFALTLKATVELSEKALWSNSMTYVNYRSDAAGSLDSASFYGQEYSSFQTFTDRDVEALRYKSALDYYWDRGSKSSATFFYRSNSVKQNPSYRIKDDYSPWANPGGDENLAHSEVNDNSFNSYGLILQHKEVLNFWNSSMTTGASLDYSPSSYLANYISVHKTDAGVYDGFTPSDSVLTNYETDLINYAGYAQLELNPVAKLHVTAAVRFDRFTYVYDNHLPSNAYSGAPDETNHFNAFTPKVGLNYSISQRSGMYANFSQGFVPPQVSELYRGVKVPTLDPAVFTNYEVGGWFALLNNKASIDVAVYQLNGKDEIINVQQPSGDYANENAGETVHRGVEYGFNYKPISDLYIRLSGTNAQHEFKDYVESGVDFSNNEMATAPSWIANGEITYRPSFVRGLRVGIEWQHMDEYYTDAANTSTYEGFDIFHVRIGYEFKGFETWLNIMNVGDKIYATNVTKSAWGTNYQPGDPRTFNVGLAYKFQK; the protein is encoded by the coding sequence ATGAAAAGAATAATAAAGGCTACACTAGCCATATTATGTGTAAGTGTGTCTGTATCGATAGCTCAGCAAAACGTCTCGGGTATTATAGTCGATAAGCAAACTAAAGAACCTATACCAGGAGTCAATATTGTGATCAAAGGAGAAGCTAAAGGTACTATTACCGATCTAATGGGTGCTTTTCAGCTCCAAGTACCAATAGATCAGGAAATTTCTATTTCCTATCTGGGGTATGAAACTCTTCAAATGAAAGCAACAGCTGATTTTGATCAGGTCGAATTGGCTCAGTCAAGCGTAGAACTCAATCAGGTCGTCATCTCAGCAAGTAGAGATGCGCAAATGCGATCCGAAACACCAGTGGCAATTTCTAGTTTGTCGGCTCAGCAAATCGAAGAAGCTAAAGCCACTAGCACAGATCAGCTACTCAACAAAACACCAGGGGTATACATGGTGGACTTGGGTAATGAGCAGCACAGTATGGCAATTCGGCAGCCGTTGAGCTACAAAAGCTTGTTTTTATATCTCGAAGACGGTGTGCCTGTTCGTACCACAGGTGTGTTCAATCATAATGCATTGATCGAAATGAATATGGCTTCGTTCAAAAATATTGAGGTAATCAGAGGGCCGGCTTCTTCGCTATACGGTAGTGAAGCCATTGGGGGAGCAGTTAATTTTATCACGCTCAACCCTACTTCTACATTGTTAGCAAAAGCCTCTGTGCAGGCCAATAACCTTGGGTACAAACGGGGAGACTTGATGTTTTCGGATACTTATGGCAAAGTAGGCGTGGTGGCCTCTACCAACTACGCCACGCGAGTAGATGGCTACAGAGACCATAGCGACTATGAGAAATTTGCGCTGACGCTAAAAGCTACAGTAGAATTGAGCGAAAAGGCTCTGTGGTCCAATAGCATGACTTACGTAAACTATCGGTCGGATGCTGCTGGTAGTTTGGATAGCGCTAGTTTTTATGGTCAGGAGTACTCTTCGTTTCAGACTTTTACCGATCGAGATGTGGAGGCGTTGCGTTACAAAAGTGCCCTAGATTATTATTGGGATAGAGGATCTAAATCGTCCGCTACTTTTTTCTATCGTAGCAATTCTGTGAAGCAAAATCCTTCTTACAGAATCAAAGACGATTATTCCCCTTGGGCTAACCCTGGTGGAGATGAAAACCTAGCGCACTCCGAAGTCAATGACAATTCCTTCAACAGTTATGGATTGATTTTACAACACAAAGAAGTGTTGAACTTCTGGAATTCTTCTATGACCACAGGGGCGAGTTTGGATTATAGCCCAAGTTCTTATTTAGCTAATTATATCAGTGTACACAAAACAGATGCAGGTGTGTACGACGGTTTTACTCCATCAGATTCAGTGTTGACGAACTATGAAACGGATTTGATCAACTATGCAGGTTATGCGCAGTTGGAATTGAATCCTGTAGCCAAACTGCATGTGACGGCTGCTGTGCGATTCGATAGGTTCACTTATGTGTACGACAATCACTTGCCATCTAATGCTTATTCAGGGGCTCCAGATGAAACTAATCACTTCAATGCTTTTACGCCAAAGGTTGGGTTGAATTATTCGATTAGCCAACGGTCGGGTATGTATGCCAACTTCAGCCAAGGGTTTGTGCCGCCACAGGTGAGCGAGCTTTACCGTGGCGTAAAGGTGCCTACGTTAGATCCAGCCGTATTTACCAATTACGAAGTGGGGGGCTGGTTTGCTTTGCTCAATAATAAGGCATCGATAGACGTGGCAGTGTACCAGCTCAATGGCAAAGATGAAATCATCAACGTGCAGCAGCCTAGTGGAGACTATGCCAATGAAAATGCTGGAGAGACTGTGCATCGAGGAGTAGAGTATGGGTTCAACTACAAGCCGATCAGTGATTTGTACATCCGGTTGAGCGGAACTAACGCACAGCATGAGTTCAAAGACTATGTAGAGTCAGGCGTTGATTTTTCAAACAATGAAATGGCTACAGCGCCATCATGGATAGCCAATGGAGAGATCACTTACAGGCCGTCTTTTGTGAGAGGCTTGCGAGTGGGCATAGAGTGGCAGCATATGGACGAATACTATACCGATGCCGCCAATACTTCTACTTACGAAGGGTTTGATATTTTTCATGTTCGTATCGGTTATGAATTCAAAGGCTTTGAAACTTGGCTCAACATCATGAATGTGGGTGATAAAATCTATGCGACTAATGTAACGAAGTCTGCTTGGGGGACTAATTATCAACCAGGAGATCCACGTACTTTCAATGTAGGGTTGGCCTACAAATTTCAAAAATAA
- a CDS encoding tRNA1(Val) (adenine(37)-N6)-methyltransferase, protein MANSYFQFKQFIIHQELCAMKVSTEACLLGAWVAAAKPSRILDIGTGTGLLALMLAQRIDGQIDAVELDEQAAQQAAQNVAASPWVNRVSVIHQDIFDYAKNNNNRYDLIVSNPPFFTNSLKAETENKNLAKHDSLDFSKASLAEALKILLSADGCAYILYPELESQQFKQAAEQIGLFCQPALIIRNQPSAAIFRVISLVSPQSQSLEPEELLIREGRKHSDKFNELLASYYLKL, encoded by the coding sequence ATGGCCAATTCCTATTTTCAGTTTAAACAATTCATCATCCATCAGGAACTATGCGCTATGAAAGTCAGTACAGAAGCATGTCTCTTGGGGGCTTGGGTGGCTGCTGCTAAGCCTAGCCGGATTTTGGATATTGGTACTGGTACGGGGCTTTTGGCTCTGATGCTGGCACAGCGGATCGATGGGCAGATTGATGCCGTGGAGTTAGATGAACAGGCAGCGCAGCAAGCTGCACAAAATGTAGCTGCTTCGCCGTGGGTAAATAGAGTGTCTGTGATCCATCAGGATATCTTTGATTATGCCAAAAACAATAATAATCGCTATGATCTGATTGTGTCCAACCCTCCGTTTTTTACTAACAGCCTGAAGGCTGAGACCGAAAATAAAAATTTAGCCAAGCACGACTCTTTAGATTTTAGCAAGGCTTCTTTAGCCGAAGCCCTCAAGATCCTTTTATCCGCAGATGGTTGTGCTTACATCCTGTACCCAGAGTTGGAGTCGCAGCAGTTTAAGCAAGCTGCCGAGCAGATAGGACTCTTTTGTCAACCTGCTCTCATCATTCGAAACCAACCCAGTGCAGCCATATTTCGAGTGATTTCTTTGGTCTCTCCTCAGTCTCAGTCGTTGGAGCCCGAGGAGCTTCTTATTAGAGAAGGGAGGAAGCATTCTGATAAATTTAATGAGCTGCTCGCTTCTTATTACCTAAAACTATAG
- a CDS encoding arsenosugar biosynthesis-associated peroxidase-like protein has translation MEKSYYDPKDLKKFGNISELQPKLGKKFFDYYGEVFKEGALTQREKSLIALAVSHAVQCPYCIDAYTADSLEKGADETQMMEAIHVAAAIKSGAVLVHGVQMMNKIDDLTM, from the coding sequence ATGGAAAAATCATACTACGATCCAAAGGATCTTAAGAAATTTGGCAACATCTCAGAGTTGCAACCCAAGTTGGGAAAAAAATTTTTCGACTACTACGGCGAAGTATTCAAAGAAGGCGCACTGACTCAGCGAGAAAAATCTTTGATCGCCCTAGCTGTATCTCATGCAGTACAGTGCCCCTACTGCATCGATGCCTATACTGCCGACTCGCTCGAAAAAGGCGCCGACGAAACCCAAATGATGGAAGCTATTCATGTAGCGGCAGCGATCAAAAGCGGCGCAGTACTCGTACATGGCGTACAGATGATGAATAAGATTGATGATTTGACCATGTAA